The genomic DNA TTTTGCATATACTTACAGGTAActaatttggaagtattccatttTGTGATGAATATGCCAGTAGATACACCTATTCTAGAATTTGAGTTTTTTCCAGCGCTTCTGTGAACACTTTCGTACCTATTATTTTTTGGTGAATCTATGTACATGTTTCTATTGGGTGTACCCTAGGAGTAGAAGGTGTACATAAGTTCATCTTTACTGATAAATTTCTAAAGCAGTGTACCAGTTTTTACTCATATGAGACTTCCAGAAGTCCCACATCAGTActgtcttttttcacctttagTCATTTAgttgagtgtgtagtggtatcACATTTTAATTGAGAACTTTTCAGCAGCACTGTGTTGACCAAACAAAAATGTGAGGCCAGATGTGTCCATAGGTCACCTGTAAGTAGGCTGTGTTGTCTGtgagaattaatgtttgcttaaTGAGTGTGTGAATAATTTAATAATTGTGTACTGGACAGCTAGAAGATAAAAACTTCAAGCTGTAATTCTATTAGTGGCAAGATTTTGATGCAAACTGCATCTAGAGTATCCATTTGCATCCCCCTTGCCCTGTGCAGTGGGGTGAGTGGAAAGAACCGTGGTGTCTTTAGGACCATGACAAATGGAAGGCCTAAGGCTGtaggcacacagagaaaacagcccTTAAACCAGCTGTGGGAGATTCTTCATGACCTGGCTCCATCCACCACCCCCTCTTCCCCACACAACCTGCCGTGACATCAGACTATGTCCTGAACTTCACAGTGCTCTCAAGGCCAACCGGTTCTTCTAAGGCTTTTGTTCATGCCATTTCTTCCATCTTTCTGTGTGGAAAGCTCCCCCTTCCTTTCCTACTTGGCAAACTCCTAGTCATCCTTCAAGGCTCACCATAACTTTACATTTCCTGTCCCAAAGGTTTCCCCAGTCTCCTTGGCAGAGTTGGGTACATCCTGCTCAGAGCTCCCACTGCACTTCATTGCTTATGTCTTCTTCTATATTGGTATTTCTGGGAATATGGTTAAGATGGATAGCTGATGTTTTTGCCACCCAACTCTCATTTTTTCATCCTATTTCTGGGAATAGTGCTCTAAATTTCCTTTGGGACACCACCCCAACCCTTGTTTAAGCCCTGTTTTTTAGACCATCTTTTCCAGATCACGTAGATTCAAAGGTGGCCATAGAACCCAATGTAGGCTACTGGCCGTTAGTGCCAGGACTTTTATTGACACTATTGGAGGAAGAGAAGCTCTCTTCACTCAACTTGGGCATTAGTCTGGAGCTGCTAAATATCACTGCTGCCTCTGATTGAGCTAACCCACTGGCcataaagatggaaaaaaagcaaagtcAAAGTGACGCCGTTTGAGTCCATGAACCgaccattttaattatgtggCCCAATATTTTCCCTCTTTGGCTTAAATCAGCGTGAGCAGGGGGTTTCTGGCCCTTGCAGCCTCATGCAAGATTGTTCATCATTTACTTCCCTAGCCCACCTGGTCTCAATGAGACCAACTCATTGATTTAACTCTAGAAGAATAGGAACCTTCTGGAAAATATCTCAACACCACAGGACTCTCAGAAAGCAGGCAGGGCATGGCCTGGATCATACATCAGTTCATATGACAGAGACCCTGATGCAGCTCTCTCGAGCCCCAGAGATGGCCAACTTCAACCTGCCACCTTTTGAGTGGGGAAAGCAAGatccagaaaggttaagtgacttgtcccaaATTGCTCAGCTAATATGCTATCACCAGTTCTACCTGACCTCAGAATCCACATTTTTTTCACTATACCAGAGAAGGTACTAGTAGATGCTGAGTCATGGAGATGTCCCAGGGAAGCAGGGCCCCATGGGAGAATGAACAAAACTGGAGCCAAGGCTAGAGCCAACCACGCACCTTTATTAGTCTCCACAGCAGGGCCACTGGACCCCTATTACAAGGGAACTTTAGCAGGCTACTCTGGCTGCTGGGCAGGGATGTTAGCATTTCTACTGGTGATTGGGACAGGATAGGGCAGAGACTGGAAGGGGACCCCTTGGGGAAACCTGCAGGGAGGCCCATGTGGGGCTTCCTGGATTGGGGCAAAGGTGGATCAGGCCCCCAAGGTGAACACTGCCATCTCCCCcagatatgaagagacagcatGAGATGGTTGGTGACAGCAACTATGGACAGAGGGCTAAGGTTCTGGGGACCAGAAATGCATTTCCTGGGGCTAGAGGTCCCAAACAGCTTACCTGCCCCCCAGTAAGGAGACCCCAGCTTCAGCTCAAATCCTGCCCCAGGCACCCTTACATAGCAAGCAGGTATTCTGAGCACTGAAGGAACAGGGGACCCAGGAAGCTGGTAGTGGGAAAGATGGGGCTAAACTCAGGGAGTGTTTTGGGTTTGGGTACTGGCAGTATTAACAAAACAGGCAATATATTCATTATAGGTGTAACCAATGAAACTTCCCTCCAAAAAAGTTTACATCTCCCCCTTACCCAGCAAGCTCCTTAGCCTGGAGGGCTGTCATGTTCTGATCCTTGTTCCCACCCCAGCGCAACCTAACTCCTTTAAATTCCTTGGATATGCCACGATGTTCACGGCTCTACACTCCTGCCAGCAATCTCACTCCTAGCCTACCTTCTTCTCTGCCCTCATATGTCAAAGGACTGATAACTCCACCTTGTCAAGTGTTTGTTTACTCTTATTTTCTCCACCAAGCCTAGAATAGCGGAGGAAAGAAGCTAACTCGTGTATCTCCAGCACCAAGGTAACCGGAAGCCactgaattgttttctttatccTGGTATGTTTGGGGGTTAAcatccatgtttttattatggatTCCTGGGGTGTCTGGCAGTAGATAAAAAGATTCTGAGCTATGCTTGTGTCTGAATGATAGCTTCTTCCATGTGGGGGGTAAAGGTAGGGAATGGGAGGGATGATCTAAGCCCAGAAGAGGCCAATGGAGAGGAAGTGGCCAAAGTGAGGCAGGGCTTGGACGGCGGAGGATGGGGCCCAGAAGGAAAAGGGGGTCTGCTGGATCTGCGCGCAGGGTCCATGATCCGAGTCCCAGGGCTCAGAACCAGCAAGGCGACCACATGAGCGAGCCGAGCGCTGCACCCGTGGCGGCCCCGGCGAGCATGCCCATGGCCAGCGGAGCGCCCGAACTGTAGCAGGGATCCTCTCGCACTACCACGTGCGTCACTCCGGGGCCTGCGGAGAGAGCCGTGAGGGCTGGTGACTCCAGAAAGAGCAGAAAGGTCTTATGTCCCCCTCCCGCTTTACTCTAGCCCAATCCAAGATAAGGCGCTGGGACCCACTCTCCTCCCCAACTGGAGAAACCGAGGCTTTGACTCAGAAAGTGTGTGCGCTCCATCCCCTCGGCTTCCAGGCTTTGGACCTACTACCGACGTTCTAGGACCTTGGGGGTCTGCGAGAAAACCCCAGAATCTCTGCGAACCTCCAGACCACACCTGAGGCTGGGCGTTCCCAGCGGCCAGACCAAGAGCCAGAGGCCGCGGCCATTCCTGCATTAGCCACCAGGGGTCGCTACCAACTCAGAAACAGGTGCTGCGCCGCAGGCCGAATGGGGACCTGCCTGGAGTGGTGAGGTCAGCTCTGGAGTGCAGAGAGGCACTGAGTCCAAGAGCTATTCTGAGCCTCAGGATGGGAAGGGCCTTGCAGAGGGTCCAGCCTGGGAAAAATCCATGGTCCCTGAAAGGGGGTTGGGGGTGTCTGGTCCTGAATGATGGACTGGGGGGCAGGCCAGTTAGGAAACTTACCCGCGTAGGGAGGTCCATAGTAACTGCGGACATATGTGGCCTCGTGTGCGTTCGGGGGCACCACTTCATAGTAGTCCTGGTAGGGGCTGTAGACGCGCACCTGGGGAACCCCACCGGGTTAGCTGCCCAGAAACTCCTTGGCCCAGGTTTGGTTCCCTATCCCCCCACACCCAGCTCAGTTCCCCTGGGCTCCTGAAGCCACTTCCCCAAGTTTACAAATGAGTCCCCAGCAACCAATGATCTGGCTTCCCCACAAAGCCCATGGTCCTTGTTCTCTAAAACTTCAGCCACTACATCCAGCTCCCAGTGATGCCATTTTCCTGCCCTGGACTCCTACCTGGCACTCCTCTGATGAGAAATTCCACAAGGCTCCCAACTTTTCTTCATAGTCTAATATTTGCTAGCAGCTCTCCCATGGTCCCACTTAGAAACCCTGGGtacacttttcttcttttctttcccagTCACAGGTAGGGGAAACTGGCCAGGCCCCAGGTCCCAGGCCCAGGAAATAAAAGGggattggggaggaagaaatggggaggAAGGTAGGGATGGGAAGTAACTAAAGTATTATCGAGCATCCACCATGTACCAGATCCTGAGGTAGGTGTTTATGTGGTACCTCCTCTAGTCCTTAAGGCAAGCATTATTATCTCCACATTACCACCGAGCTGGGTATGGAAGCTCAGAGAAGAATGGTCAGTGTTCTCTCTAGGAAGGAGGAACGCCCTCTTCCCTCCCCTATTAGATTTTACCAATCCCTCAAAGCCTAACTCAAAAGTCATCCACTCCGCGAAGCCCTTCTGGTCTCAGGAAGAATCCTTTCCTCCTGAGGTCTCTATGGACTATGCTTGTGCCTCCTGATCCTTATCCTTCTTCCTGGCCTTTCCGCCTGGACCTAAAATGTGAGCTATCTATAGGCAAGGACTCCGATTTATTTGTGCCACCAGCAGGTCCTAGTGAATAGCAAGAACCAATAAATACATCTGAATTAAATGGAAATGGAAGCTCCTAATCCAAACCCCTCATTTTACCCATGGGGGAACAGAACTGGAGAGGAAGCATGATCCCCTTCTCCCCTGGCTTCCTCTTTTTAGCCCCCTTCCCCTCTGTATGTCTGACTGGGCTTCATACCTGAATGGAACTCTCATTAAAAGTCCAGGTGTCTTAAATTCTACGTTATTTCATAATGCTTTCATGGCCCCAGACCTGCTCTTCTACAAATGCTTTTCTCTGAGTGCCACCACCATGCACTCAAACCGAGACAGCAGACTGCCACTGTTATCATCTCATACTCATTTGCCACATCACATCAGCCACTAGGtctcatgattttattttctaaatatgctCTTCTGTCCACCCTCTTGGCCAATGCCAAGAGAATAAGCCACTGGTTTTGGCAATTTGGAAGTTGTAGGTGACCTTGAAAAAAACACTTCTCAGAAGAGTGATTGGGGGAACAAGCCAGACTATCGGAGGCTGAAGAATGGTTAAGAGTGAGGGATGAAATCAACATGTCATGACATATCTCAAGAAGTCTGCTGTAAAGGGGAATTCTCCAAACACACATCGTGTTTCACATCTCCGTGCCATTTCCCTTTGGTCGAGATACCTTTCTCACCTTTTTTCATTCAACTACCTAATTTGTCTCTCAGATTCAACTAAGTATCACTCTCTTTGAAACTCAGGTTCTGTTGCGGTCCTATCTGGGCACCACAGCTCTGAGACTTCCCTTATTACCATATTAATCACTCTATAGTGTCACTGTGTGTATTCCTGTGACTGTGTGCCTCTCCCATCAGTCTTGGAgatgccccaccaccaccaccactaccaccaaggGCAGGGAATGGGTCTAATCAGGCCTGACTGGAACATGGTAGGTACCTAATGTATTGAACTTATCTCAAGTGAGTCAAATACAAGGCCAGACTGGAACTAAGGTCACCTAACTCTAAGTCCATTTGCAAATTAGGGATAATGACTAGTCCCAGGGCAATGCAGGAGGCTCAGACAAATGATGCTTAGTTTTAAGTAACTTCCTTCACTGTGCTCCTTCCCCAAAGGTGATCCAATAGGGCATTCTGGTGGGGGTGTCCAGGATCTGAGCCCCAAGCCTAGAATTGGCTAGAGAGATCTAAACACTCAGATCCTGTGTTTTACTGGTAGGGAAGTTGAGGTCCAGAGCCAATACCTGCCCTGCAGCTGCACAGTGAGTCAGTGGCCCTGCCAGGCCCTGGAAAGAGTGAAAAACACCACCTCATGTCCCTGTGGGTCACCTGTTTCTACCCTCTAGGCCTGGGAGGCCCAGAGGTAAACTCATGTGAGTCACCTGGCAACAGGGAAGAGGGTCCCCCAGAGACCTCATGGACAGAACCTAAGGGCTTCATCCCTGATCCTCCCTCTCTGCAGGCCCAACCTATTTTGCAAGTAGGAACAGGGTCAGCCAATCAGGATGTCACATGCAAATATATCCCTTCCCTCAGAAAAGTTGTGTTGTGCTCTTAGCCTTTTAAATCCTATTTTTCGGCATTCCCACTTTAACAAACATATCCTAGTTTGAGCATGCAGGATGTCTCAGAATGCTGGGCTGAAGTCCCCAGCCCTATCACTGATGAATCAAGTAACCCTGGTCAACTTATGTAACCTctcagagcttcagttttctcctctgtaaatggGGACAGTCTTTCCTACACTTCCCACTCCTGAGGCACAGTGAGACTCCAGCAGAGCCACATCAATGCACTGGGTAGTCCTATCGTTTCTGGGCTCAATGATTCTGCACATCAGAATAACCAGGAGAAATTTTTAGACCATGGATTTCTGAGGTCCTATCCCAGACCTACTAAATTAGAGCATATCTCGAGGTAGGATCAGAACATTCGTATTTACATCTTCAAGTGAGTCCAATGCACAGCCACACTGAGCACTGCTGCGCTGGAAAAGGAGCTCTCAGGCAGCTGTAAGCCCACAAGTACTCTAAGGCAGGTTCCCCACTGTGCCCACGCCATGCCAGGATGCACATTGGGGACAGAGAGGATTCATCACCAAACCCTGCTTTCCAGAAACATTGTTGGGGAGAGGCGAAGGAGATAGACAGGGACTAAGTTAAAAAATGCAGTAGTGATGCCATAACAGAGGTTCTTCTCCCCTTCATTCCTCCCtctattcatttactcatttgctCATTCAGTGAACATTGTCTGAGGCCTACTTGCACTGAGCTTCATGCACCAGGAATAAGGAGGGTCAAAATAGACTGTCCTTatcactgagcacctgctgtataCCAGCACTGTGCCAGACTCCATAAGGCCACAGAACTGATGAGATATGGTCTTTGCCTTGGAGGAAGTTCCAGGCCTTATGGGAGaacaaagacagaaataaaggGACTTGAAAATCAGCAGAATGAGGACGGTCCTAAGCATTAGAGCAGTGGGCTGTGGGAGGGAGTGACCATGGCTGGAGGTCTGGGAAGTCCTCCTTGAAGAGGATGCCTCTGGGGTAGGTCTGAGAGGAGGAGCAGGGCTGTGTTTGGGTGGTGGGGAACCATGGAATATTTGTGAGCAGAGAAGGGATGTGACCAGGCCCAGGTTTGGAGGCACATCCTCATGGCCagaatggaggcagggagggctgaGCCAGCACTTACCCAGATGCGCCTGTCAACCTGACAGGGGCTCCATGAGTGGGTCACACACCTGACCTTGGGGCAAACCCGGCAGCTCCTGGGAGGGACGGTGGCTCCAGCTGGGGCCTGCTCAAGCCACAGAAACCCAAGAAGGTGGAAGGAGGGACATGTCAGAGTCCCTCTGCATCTGGAGAGACTCCGTGCTTTTAACAGGCACAACCACCACCCTCTGCAACCTGGGCAGGTGAAGGGAATATCCTCTTCCTCCTCAGCCCACgacagggtgggtggggatcAGAAGGAGGGTGAGTTTGCCAAAGTTACACAGAGAAGGATCAATCTCTCCAAAATTAGCCCACCTTCACCTCTTTCAGGCTGCTGAGGCTCCCAGTCTCCAGAGAAGACAGAACAGCTGTGATCtgtcctcccacccacccctcttGTCCCTGCCTATGCCCTGGCACTGTGTTCCCTCAACAGCCAGGGGTAGAGGCCTCCTACAGCCTCCACTCAGAGTGAAGTATAAACCTACAGGATGTGGAGGGACACAAGCGCAGGTCTCTCCTACATAGGCACAGGTCAGAGAGAAGGCTACAGACATAGACGGGAATATGCTCAGAGACAGGCAGACACTGGGACAAAGACGCAGAGACACAAACACATCCTGCTTGAGCAAGCTCTGGGgccaaaggagagagagagagagagtgtgtgtgtgtgtgtgtagaacagAGGGATGTGCAGTAGACAAAGCAGAGAGATGTGGACAGGCAGGGAAGGGACAAGGCAGCTTCATAGAGTCACAGAGTGCAGAGCGGTCATCCTCACCTCCTTGTTTCTGCCTTTCTTGGATGGGACTGATTTGCCCTGCATAAGGGGGACTTGGAGCTCAAAGCCAGCTTTACCAACTGGGGGTCCCTCCAGCCTGGCCCAGCCTCCTCACTCCCAGCTTCCTCTACTCCAGCCTCTACCCAGAAGCCTGATCTCCCCAAAGTCTGACCACAGCCTTCCCTACTTCATGCCCTTTATTGTTCCCCACAACCCTCAGATAAAGTTCAGTTCCTTCAACTGGATACAAAAATGTGACATGGCTCCTCCGAGGTCACCTCTCCCACTTTTTTCCCTCCATGTGTTGACTCTCACGCGCATACACAAACGTGCACATATCACCTCTGCTCAGGTCAGCCTTCAGCAAATAATGCCCTCCCCTCAAAATCTCACTGACCTAGGTTCCAGCGTGGGTTTTTCCGCTGACTTAAGACTTTGTTCAAGTCACTTAccctctgaacctcagcttccttatctgtaaaatgggactaaaaATGTCAATCCCTACCAGGGTTTTTGGAAGGTTTAAATGATAGGACCAATGCCAGGTCCTCGGCACAATGTCCAGTCCTCAGGAGTGGACAAGGGGTTTCTAAGTGCATCTCACTCTTCACTGCTACTTTGCAGTGGACTCTTTCTAGATGAGAAGGGCTGCACTGTGCCTCAGAGAGAAGGAACAAGCACAGAATCTGGCGGTCAGgcagtgggggctgggggctttgGGCAGCTCCTCAAATCCACACCTCCATCAACCACTAAGCTCTGTTGACTCTGCTTCCTAAATATGTGTTATTCTCATCAGCTTGTCTGTGTTAGCAAGGTATTAATCCAGACCTCCAGCTAGTCACCTGGGCACTGTCCCAGCCTTCTAACTGGTCTCTGGACATCTACTGCTACCCTCTGCAATCCATTCTCTACCTTCCAGCCagactatctttttaaaaatacaatctgGTCTGATCTGTTCATACCATCCCTCAGCTTAAATACTTCCAATGACTTCCCAGTGCTCTTAGCAGAAACCAAATCCTTTCTACTGCCCATAATGCTGGGCCCTGCCAACCCTCcttccctgttgctctctcaCTCCCTGAGCTCCACCCAACCCAGCCTTCCTTCTGTTCTCCAACTTGCCAAAGTCTTAGCCCCtctcagagcctttgcacatgCAGTTCCCACTGCCTGGAAAGCTGTTCCCcgggccccaccccaccccttttaCCTAATCCATTTCTGTTTATCCTCAGGTCTCACCTTAAGTCTTGTCTGAGCTTCCACCTGGATCAGGCCACCAAGGTGGTTGCACATTGAATGCATGCTGCTTATCTCCACCAGAGCTGTTTCCACTGTTGCGTGGAATCATTAACTGTGATTAGGTGCTTCAGATCTGACTCTTCACTAGGCtgccccaggagggcagggcccaCATAGTAGcaactcagtaaacatttgttgtgTGGATATAGGAAGCTCAGTCTTATCACCTGCAGGGAGGGAACAATAATTCCAACCTCACAGGACTGTTGGGAGGAGTAGCTGTAATTGCACTCACACCACACTTGGTACATAATAGTTGCTCGATAAAAACAGTTCCTTGTCACCAGCTTGCACACCACCCCCACCAGCCAGCCTTTTTAGAAGCCTCTTACTCCCTCCTCCAAGCACCAGCTGGCTGTCTCCTGTCCTTTTCCACTTGGGACTCAGGGCATCTGAGTCTGCACTAGTCCGACATATAGGGGAATTGAGAACTCTCGGTAGGTAGAGACCGAGTCTGAGTCACCCGTGATTCCATGGCAGgtagggtggggaggagagggggaaCCGGAGGGGGGGCTCACCGGAGTGGAGTTTGCCTCCAGCAGCGCCGTCTTCCATGCTCTGCAAAGCAAACCCCGCCAGACCATGAGGAGGGAGTCTAGAACAAGTGGGATTGGGCTCCTACGTTTTAGACTTTCCTCCCCAACCCAGCCTCTAGCCCCAGTCTCTCATGAAGGGGGAGATCCCCTTGACCTCCCTTGGGTAGACAAAGGTGACCCCTTCCCCACCCTGGTCACATGGACAGAGAGCCTTCAGTTGAGCTGGAGCCTCCTAATTCATTCTTAGTCCATAGTCTCTTCTCTGCTGTCTAGACAATAGACAGTGGGCTTGGATGGCCTCTGAGGGGTCTTCAGATTCTTGTTTTCTAGCTGCAGCCCACCTCCACATCCAAAACCTATGAGCTGTTCCCCAACACTCTGACCCCAGCCAGAGTCCTGAGAAGGCCCAGTGGACACGGCACAATGGGGCCCCTGTTGGTTGCCATGGCACCTGGCTGGGGTGGACAAGGCGGCTCTGTGCTTTGTCTAATGAGAGCTCAGCTTCCCCCACTCCCATACGCCCTATCTTTCACTCTCCTACAATGCAAAGGCCAACTGACCCTCTGCCAGAGGGTAGGAAGGGAAAGAATGTAAGTGAGCAGAAGGCGCCTGAAGAGACACGCCCAGTCTCATGGGTCTGCAGCTGACATGGGGGTGCCCTGAAACAGGCGGGTTTGCCTCTATTAGGCAAGTCAGGGTCTACCCCTTAGATCAAAGTCCCACCACCAGGGCATCTTTACAGAAGGGAATGAAAAGGAGGGTCCTTTGAGGATGCCAAAGGAATGTCTGTTCCTTTGTATCGCCCCCAAATGAGGGCTCACCTCAGAGGCTGCTAAATATCCAACTCTGATCAGGAACCACACACCTGAGGCAGGGTGTGTGTTCCTCCCCCAGTAGTCCTGAGTACATCACAGATTGCATGAAGGGTGCACTGGGTACCATACCACGCACCATGAGCCATTCAAATTCACTCTGCCCAGCCCCCATCTTGCTAACTAGTCCTTGTCTCCTCCTACTACCTCAGGGAACCAGAAGGCCCAATGTGGCAGAGGTGTCTGGTCACATTCCCCAAGAttccacctcctcctctccagggagCAACTCACATGGCATCATCCTGGGTCTCTGCACACAGGTGCAGGCGGGAGCCCTCCCGTAGGTTCACGGTCAGCAGGCCATCTCGGCTCCGGCCCTCTGGGGGCTGCACATCTAAAGGCAGACACACATATAAGGGGTTTCCACGGGACACAGGCCCCAGGCCCCGTGGTAAACCAGGAACAAGAATAGGAACTGACCTCTCTGGGTCCTGTTTATCAGCCAGTATCAACCTCCTCTGATCACACACACTTTCTTTGGGATTCTGCTCTATTCTTTTGAGCCTTTCAACCATTCCCCATTGCCTGCTTCTCCAGTTAGGCATATCTATCTTAGTTACCCTTTTATAATTGTGGCTGGAGCCTTGGTTGAGGAGATTGCTTTGCGACTATGGGccagtcacttaacttctctaagcttCCTTATTTCCTTTCATCTTTATCCAGTTCCTAGCACCTAGAGGTCAAGAACTGTGTCTGACTCACCTCTGTGACCCCAGCATAGAATCCAGGCCCAGCAAGGGGTATGAACTCAGTAAGGAACTGATTTCTTAACTCGCACCCACATGACCTGGAGTTAACAGAGGCCCAGAAGCAATGTCTGTGAAGCCCTCTGGAAGCTGCCACACACCCTCCAGTGCAGGAGCTCTCAGACAGACACAGTGGGATGGACATGCCTGCAGTCACAGTGCCAGAAAGGAAAGGGCTTCTCACCATGGCACTCTTGGCCGATCTTTATGTCACGGACGTTGAAGTGGATGAGCACACGGTCCTCCTCATCCTGTGCGGTCTCATCATGGTAATAGCCCAGGGTGCCATCCAGCCATAAGGCGAACCAGTTACGCTTCCAGCGGCGGAGGATGGAGCCTGTGCGATATTCCAAACCCACCAGGCAGGCTGATTGCAGAGCCTGCTGGGGAGTGGGGGCCCTGGATGGGCTCCCAGAGTTCCTTTGCCCCTTGCCACCAGTGTTGCAACCACCCATTCCTTGTCTATCTGCCTCCTGAAATGATAGCAGGGCCTTTTTCTGTCACACTCACCCATTGCCTCCTATTGGGCCTAACACATAGTAGAGGCTCCATAAACATGCTGAATGGTAAATGAACGACCAGAGTCCTTCCTTGGGAGCTTCTAAGGCCAATCCTCAGGCTCTTTAAGGGCAAAGACATATCCCTACCTCAAGCCTCTATCTTATCTTTTAAACTCTGACTCACAT from Manis pentadactyla isolate mManPen7 chromosome 9, mManPen7.hap1, whole genome shotgun sequence includes the following:
- the PLEKHB1 gene encoding pleckstrin homology domain-containing family B member 1 isoform X1; protein product: MSPAAPVPPDSTLESPFEEMALVRGGWLWRQSSILRRWKRNWFALWLDGTLGYYHDETAQDEEDRVLIHFNVRDIKIGQECHDVQPPEGRSRDGLLTVNLREGSRLHLCAETQDDAIAWKTALLEANSTPAPAGATVPPRSCRVCPKVRCVTHSWSPCQVDRRIWVRVYSPYQDYYEVVPPNAHEATYVRSYYGPPYAGPGVTHVVVREDPCYSSGAPLAMGMLAGAATGAALGSLMWSPCWF
- the PLEKHB1 gene encoding pleckstrin homology domain-containing family B member 1 isoform X2, with product MALVRGGWLWRQSSILRRWKRNWFALWLDGTLGYYHDETAQDEEDRVLIHFNVRDIKIGQECHDVQPPEGRSRDGLLTVNLREGSRLHLCAETQDDAIAWKTALLEANSTPAPAGATVPPRSCRVCPKVRCVTHSWSPCQVDRRIWVRVYSPYQDYYEVVPPNAHEATYVRSYYGPPYAGPGVTHVVVREDPCYSSGAPLAMGMLAGAATGAALGSLMWSPCWF
- the PLEKHB1 gene encoding pleckstrin homology domain-containing family B member 1 isoform X3 → MSPAAPVPPDSTLESPFEEMALVRGGWLWRQSSILRRWKRNWFALWLDGTLGYYHDETAQDEEDRVLIHFNVRDIKIGQECHDVQPPEGRSRDGLLTVNLREGSRLHLCAETQDDAIAWKTALLEANSTPVRVYSPYQDYYEVVPPNAHEATYVRSYYGPPYAGPGVTHVVVREDPCYSSGAPLAMGMLAGAATGAALGSLMWSPCWF